The DNA window TGGGGTATAGCGGCGAATTCCAGAGCATCAAAATGACATCATGGCGGAACTCGGCATGTCAGCTCAGCCACTGGGCAATGCCCAACAAATGGTTTGAAGAAATCGGACTGTTCGCGATGAATGAAATTCAAACGGGAGTGCTTCCTCTTTTTACAACGAGATAAGGATGAACAAGAGCCGTGTACGAGGCCCGTACGCACGGTTCTGTGAGAGGGATGAAGCAGACTTGATCAGCTGCTTCACCCTACTCGATTTTACGCTTTCTGCTTAAAAAGTTTTTCCCCGGCTTTCCCTGAAAGCCAGGAACATATGAATATAAGGAGTATGCCTGTTGATGCCGAAATCAGGCAGTTTGCCACAGGAATGGAGATTCCGGGCAAAGCGTAATCAGGTATAATACCATTGAAAAATGAGGATGCATTTTTAATGAATCCCAGTTTTTCTGCACTGTATTCAAGCCCGTCCGGGAGTTCGGATGCGAATGAGGCAAGCACCGCGGCTCCTGAAAGCATTGCAGCTGTAATGCCCGTCTTTTTTTTCATTTTTTCGGTTGATAATGTCAGAATCATAAGAAGAACAGAAATTACCGCCTCACCAATCCCTATCTTAAAATGAATTCCCATCATTGCTGTCATTAATTGTTTTAATTCCGCGTTTCCTGAAACCCATAGAATAAGGCTGCAAGAAAAAGCAGCAATGACGGTTGAAATAAGTGCGCCAATTCCAGTGGCAATATAATCCGAGGTTCCGTTCTTTGTGCTTTTCATTAAATTCATCACAAGGCTGCTTGAAAGAACTCCGGCTATGCCCATTACAAGGATATTTGCCCCGAGAGCGCCAAGGCCCCCGTCGCCGAATATGACTGACTGGATGGCAATAACAAGGGACATGGCAAGAATTGCCGGAGCGGTTCCAATGGCCCAGGTAGCGAATGCGGCCCCAAGGAAATGTCCGGATGTTCCCTGGGAAATCGGGAAATTGAGCATCTGAAGAACGAATATGGCTGATGTGACTGCAGTGAACTTCATTACAGAAGGCCTGTTTTCAGATCTTGCAACAGCATAGGCAGAGGCAGCTATAGCTCCTGTTCCAAGTGCAAGGGTAATAGGGCAAATGGCGCCGTGAAGCATTCCGTCAGGGATGTGCATATGTTCCTCCTATATATTTTTTTTGTAGAATCACTTTTGGGTTTTTACCAACTTTGCCAGTGCATAAGACCTGGCGGCAAACCGGTGCTTTCATGCGATCTTTAGAATCAATCTTTTTGGGCTATGTTCCCCAAAGCTTTTGATATTGGGTGACTTTTTGTAAAAAGTTCTTTGAGTCCCTTCAAAAACTTATGTTTTTATTATTGTCAGAAGCAAATGCCCTAAAGTTCTGTACTCACTGCCCATCTATCTAAAAGTTTTTGCGGAGCTTTTTTCAAAAAGCGACCCGCCGGAAGCATTCGGATCAATGTCGGATTACGAGCAAAGGACGCTCTAATCCGACCTACGAATTGGTCTTTTTTTAAGGCAATTTAACCATACAAGGCTCCCGGCTTAACGTCGGATTACGGACAAAGGGCGTCCTAATCCGACCTACGCATCCCTCTTGTTTTGATGACAAATTAACCATACAAGGCATTTCTTAACTGAAAATCTGGCAGAGCCACAAAAGACCCGCCGGCTATGTTTTTGTTTAAAATATTAATTAGTTACTGGAGTTAATAAAATATTCCACACTTAACGGGAATATAGTCTCTTTTTTTTACATGAATCCTCTCTCCTGCGCCATTCTTATATGCATTTCCATTGAATTTTCAGGAGGGTTGTAAAGATCTTCCTCTGGTTTTTTTACAAGAAACGCGGCCTCGGTAGGGCATTTTGTAACGCAGAGTCCGCAACCTATGCAGCGGTTAAGGTCGATTTCGGCCTTGTCTTCTTCTATTTTTATGGCCTCCATCTGGCATCTGTCCAGGCATATTCCGCAGCCGACGCATTCTTCGGTTTTAATTCCTGCGTAATACGAGCTTTTTACGGCTTTTGCAGGGCTTGGCTGCTTTTTAAGTGAATGTATCATCCCGCAGCAGTCACCGCAGCAATTGCATATGGCTCCTGCCTGTTTCGCATTTGCAGGCTGGAGAATAAGCCCTGCTTCGTCGCTCTGCTTGATGATTTCAAGGGCCTCATCAAGCTTTATTTCCCGACCGAGTCCGTTTTCTATGTAATAGTCTGCGGCGGCTCCGAACATGATGCAGGTTTCAACGGGCTTCCCGCAGTTCTGCCTTTCAGTTTTTTTCATGATGGTTCTGCACACGCACGGCGCAACCGCTATTTTTTTCTGAGCGTTCAGTATCGCAACAGCATCATCATAAATTGCTATGGGCCACTGGTCAACTATGTCCCTGTTTATGGGAATGGCTCTGTGATGAGGTGTGTCTAAGGCCTGCATTGTGGCAATGAAGGCTTCCTCGCCATAATTCGCAAAGTTTTTTGCAAGTTCGAGATCAGCCTCCACTCTTTTTACCTGGAATTCCATTATGCCGACAACAAATGGAATAGGCATGTAGTAAGTCTTTGTTTTGCTGCGATATCTGAAAATAAGGCCTTTTACGGACATATCGTAAAGGGTTTTTTCAAGAGGCTCAAGATCCTTTGCAAGTCTGACTGACAGTTGCTCAGGAGTTTCAGGGAAATGGGTCAGATCAAGGAAAATGCGGGCCTCTTCCTCTGAATAAAGCTGCCTGAGTATTTTAAGTTCAATTCCGCTTTGAGTTGCCGGATATCCTGAAGAAAAAGTGTCAATTCTTTTTCTCAGGCTTTCATACAAATCTTCCATGGATCCTCCGGGATTATCTTAATATCTTGTTTTATTTACATTTAAAAATATTTTTTCGAAAAACTGTGATCAGGAATGCAGGAATTTGCCATTTTTTATGCTTGCGTCCCATAGGTCATTGGCGCTCTGGTTGAAGAAATCCTTGGGGATGGGATTGTGTGCGACAGCTTCAAGTGTTTCTTCGGAAAAGCCTCTGTTTTTAACCAGTTCAATGCCTGCCTGTTTAGCCGCGCTCCTGACTTTTTTTACTTCTTCAGGCATGAGGTTTTCCAGATTCAGAAGATAGCTGAAGGGTCTTAAAACGGCTCCGAGATATTCTGCCTGAAAATTTTTGCAGATGCGTTTCATATGATCCACAAGTCCATCGAAATTATCCTTTTCATAGAATCCGCAGACACTCAAAAGCGCAATGGCCGGGATTTTTTTCAACCTTTTGACATGGCGGTTGTGACCGTCAACATTCTCTATATGCGGGTCAATCAGGGGGATCATTCGGTCTATTACGGTTTTCATCTGTGCTGTCATTCCGTCTGCATAAAGCGGAGTGCATACCATGATACAATCCGCTTCCTTTATTTTTTCAAGCAGAGAAACCATGTCATCCTTGTGGACACAGACACCGGGTGTTTTCACCCAGCAGTTGAAGCATCCTATGCAGTAATTTATCTTGAGTTTCTGGGAATATATCACCTCAACTTCAGCCCCCGCCTCTTTTGCTCCTTCAAGAACATTCTCCATCAAGGCGCTCGTCATGCCGTTTTTCATTGTCGGACTTGCGTTTATGGCGATGATTTTCATATATGATTCTCCATTTTTGCATACAGATGTTTATAAGCTGCAACGACAAGGTTTTGGCTCTAATTCGAAATTCAGGATATTATTATTGATTCAACCCTGAATTCCTTGCCCGAGATCAGGGTCAGTTCCCTGTTTTCTGAGCATTCCGGGCAGAATGTTCCAGCAGATTTCTCACCCGGGTCTTTAAAGGGTTTTTGGCATTTCTGGCAGAACCAGATTACCGGATATCTTCTGAAATCGAGATTTGCATTTTCTGCCACTGTCCCTCTGGTTATCCATGCAAAGTATTTGTTCATCCATTCAGGCTCTGCTTCGTGCATTACGCCAAGTCCTATCTGAACCGAAACAATTCTGGACGCTTCGTTTTTGCGGGCATAATCCAGGGCTATATCAAGGATTTTATTTGTCAGGGGCAGTTCGTGCAAATTTTTACTCCATTATTATGTGAATTTGACTCCGACCATTACAATTTTCATACCATCTTTGAAATATATGGTAATTTCATGGATTCTGGATTAAATTTAATTTTTAGCCGTCATATGTGAAGGGGCGTGCCGTTCTATTTGAAGGCCCTTCTTATTTGAAGGTTTTTTTATACAGAAACAAACCAGCAGGATAGCCTGATGTCTGATATGGGATCAAATTTTGATGAAAGCATTTATTTGCAGGAAATAACCCATCGCCTTTTCAGTAGCCTTAGAATTGAAGAGGCACTTCATTCATCTCTTCTTTATATGAAATCCTTTTTCCCAATTGATGCGATCAATGCGGGGGTTGCTGATTCTTCAAAGCAGACTTTAAGGTATCTGGCAGTATCAAATGTTGATGCAGGGATTCTTGTGGATGAGCGCATCCGTCTGACTTCGGCCGCCCTCGAAGACAGTCGCAGTTATAAACTTGGCACGGTCCAGATAGATAACTGTATTGCGTCGAGCAGGGTGGTTCAGGAGGCTTTTGCCCATTTTCTTTCTTCAGGGCTAAGCATACCAAGTGTTCCGCACGCAAACGAATTTTCCACCATGACAATTGCCTTTGGCCTTGGGAAACCATTTATAGGCTATTTTAATATGGTCGCAATTGGCAGGGACAGATACACGGAAATCCATAAAAACAGGCTGAAGCTTCTTGAAAGGCCGCTCACAGGCGCTATCCTCAACCTGATTCATCATAGGGAGGTTCTTTCAAAAAACGAGAGTCTTGAAAAAGTAAACGAGGATCTCCGAAGCCGCCTCGGCCATATGGCAGGGACAAAAATAATAGGCGCAGAAACTGGCCTCAAAAATGTGATGGACAAGGTCAGGCAGGTTGCTGCCACGGAAAGTCCTGTTCTGATAACAGGCGAGACAGGTACAGGCAAGGAACTCGTAGCCCATGCCATTCACGAGACATCATCAAGGGCCGGGAATCCAGTTGTGTGTATCAACTGCGGCGCCATACCGGAATCGCTTGCTGACAGCGAACTCTTCGGACATGAAAAGGGCTCTTTTACCGGAGCAGGGGAGAGAAAACGCGGGTATTTCGAGCAGGCTGAAGGCGGTACTATTTTTCTTGATGAAGTTGCAGAGCTTCCTCAGTCCGCCCAGGTTAAGCTGCTTCGAGTTCTTCAGGAAAAGAGTTTCCACAGGGTTGGCGGGCAGCGGGCTATCTCAGTCGATGTCAGGGTTATCGCAGCCACCCACAGGGATCTTTCCGAAATGGTTACGCTTGGCAGATTCAGGAATGATCTGTGGTTCAGGTTGAATGTATTTCCCATACATCTGCCTCCACTGAGGGAAAGAACTGAAGATATTCCTTTGATGGCCGATTTTTTTGCCAAGGCGAAGGCCAGGGAGATGAATCTTTCGTTTAGTCCTGTTTTTGCTCCTGGTGTTTTGGGGCAGCTTAAGGCTTATTCATGGCCCGGGAATATACGCGAACTTCAGAATCTCATCGAAAGGAGCCTTATCACCTGCGGAGGTTATCCACTTGCTTTTCCTGAGCTTAATATCAATTGGAACTCTGTGCCCGGGAATGAAATAACCGGTGTAAGCCATGAAAAATTCATGTGTTTGGATGCCATGATATCAGAATATATTAAAGGCGCTTTAAAATTGGCGGGGGGCAAGATTGAAGGCAAGGGAGGCGCAGCCGATCTTCTTGGGCTTCATCCTTCGACTCTCAGGGGGAAAATGCGTAAATATGGCATCAGGTGAAAAATTACTGTTACTTTATATATTTGCGGTTTCAGCCATGATTAGCTTTTTACCGGATAAATATTTGACAAGATGGCAAAAAGTCCGATTTCAGTCATTCCGGCGAAGGCCGGAATCCAGAAAAAATTGAAAATACAAAGATGCCGGCTCAAGTCGCATGACGCCGCTGCCTTATTTTGACTTTTTGTGAGTCTATCTATATTTATATTGATGTTGCAAAATTTTTTAAATTGTTGCATCTGAATTATTGTCGAGATAGTTAATAACTCAAGTTTTGCTTTAATATTGGTCTTTCAAATATAAAGAACTTTTTCAGGGAAAATGCCATGCCAGAGGGCGAGTTACAAAGTTTAATTCTTAGTTCATTATCTGTATTACCAGCTATTTATGATTATCCTGTCAGTTCACCGGTTGCCCTGCTTTTAATCCCCAATACAGGCCAGCACGTCAGATCTCCTTAAAAAATTCCCAATTGTTTAAAACCAATTCAGACATTTTGAAACCCTTTTTCGGCGATTAATTGCCAGGTTTTTCAATAATATTTTTTTATCATCATTCGCCGATTTAGAGATCTGTCTGGATTCATTTCAGAACGCATATATAAAGATTGGATAGTCGTATGTTTGCGCTTATCGAAGCTCATAAGGCAGGACTTTTTAAAAAAAATCAGATTTTCAATAATATAATATCAGGAATCATTGTAGGACTTGTGGCTCTTCCACTTGCCATGGCCTTTGCGATTGCATCTGGAGCCAAACCCGAGAGTGGAATCTATACGGCGATAATAGCCGGTTTCACTGTTTCTGTGTTTGGTGGCAGCAGGGTGCAGATAGCAGGCCCGACCGGAGCATTCATAGTAATTCTTTCCGGAATAACGGCAAAATACGGGTTTGCCGGTCTTCAGGTGGCCACAATCATGGCAGGAATCATTCTTGTTATAATGGGCGTGACAAAACTTGGCGGACTTGTCGGGTTCATTCCATATCCTGTTACCCTTGGCTTTACCGCAGGGATTGGAGTCGTCATTTTTTTCGGGCAATGGAAGGATTTCTTTGGTCTCCAGGTGTCAATGGCAGGGTTGCATCATTTTCACCAAAAGCTTTGGTGCCTTTTTCAAGCTTTGCCTGACATGAATATATATACGGCATTTCTTGGCTTGGCCGGGCTTCTTCTAGTCCTATTCACTCCGATCGATATCGCAAAGTATCTCCCGAGCCCTCTTGTTTCGATGCTTGTGGTAACTCTTATCCAGTTCGTTTTTAAATTCCCAGGCGTAGCCACAATTGGAAGCGCTTTCGGGGGAATACCTGCCGGATTTCCCGAATTGAGCATGCCGGATTTTGCTTCGGTTAATATTCTTGACCTGATAGGCCCGGCTTTAACTGTGGCCTTGCTGGGCGCGCTTGAATCCCTTCTTTCAGCCGTTGTCGCAGATGGTATGACAGGCAGCAAGCATGGGTCTAACCAGGAGCTGATTGGTCAGGGATTTGCCAATATTGTGGCACCATTTTTGGGCGGATTTGCCGCAACCGGAGCAATAGCAAGAACAGCCACCAATATCAAAAATGGAGGCTCGAGTCCCCTCGCAGGCATAATGCATTCCGTTACCCTCGTGCTGATAGTGCTTTTTATGGCGCCTCTTGCTTCATACATTCCATTATGCGCCCTTTCTGCAATACTCTTCGTGGTTGCATATAATATGAGTGAAATAAAGCATTTTATTGAGCTATCAAAAAATGCTCCGAAGAATGATGTCATAATCCTGCTCATAACTTTTTTGCTGACTGTTTTCGCTGACCTTGTCATAGCTGTGAATGTAGGGGTAATACTTGCGGCCCTTCTTTTCATGAAGAGAATGTCAGAGGCCGTCAAAATTGAATGCGCGGATAATGATCCGGCTTGCAATATGATTGAAGAGGCCCTGCTCGACGAGGCAACAAACGCCATTGACGCCATGGGGCCGATGGATGAAAAGGTTCCCCAGAGGGGGCTTCATGGAATTAAAAGGATCAAGGGCTTAATGGTTTATTCCATAGACGGGCCTTTCTTTTTCGGGGCTGTAAAACGTTTTGAAAGAACAATGAAGGCTTTGAGGACCGATATAAAGGTTCTTATAATACGTCTTGAGCATATGCCTTTCATAGACGCGACCGGTCTTCTTACTTTTGATAAAATGCTTGATCTCTTCAGGAAAAAAGGAATAAGAGTTCTTATCTGCGAGGCAAATGAAAGAGTTTCTTTGAGGCTCAACCAGGCTCATGTACTTGAACATCTGGGGTTCGAGAATTTTTTCGATAGCCTTGATTCTGCAATTAAGGCGGCGGATGAGGAAATTGCCATGAGAGCAGCTGCTGAAGGCGGTTCATGAAAATCAGACGTTAATCAATAACTGATGGTCTCGCAAAAAGTCAGAAAAAGGCATTAGTGTCATGCCGGACTTGATCCGGCATCTTTGTAATTTCAGCCGCTTCTGGATTCAGGCCTGCGCCGGAATGACGGTAATCGGACTTTTTTCGACCCTGTCAATACCTGAAATCGATGCGGAAATGGGGGAGTCAAGGTGCATATAAAAAGGCTGTTTTTTATATTTTTGTTGCCTCTTATGCTTGCCGTGTCATGCAGGCAGGAAGAAAAAGCTGTTTCAGCAACTCCTTTTGATCCTTTTCCGCTGGAAAAAGGTAATTTCTGGATTTATCAGGGAGATGTAAAATGGACTGAGGTGCCGGACAAGGTATTAAACAAAAATATATCCTGGAAAATGGAAGTTCTGGAAACGATCACAAGGGGGCATCTTTTTGCGGCTGTTCTCAAGGGACATCCCCATGATCTGGTCTGGTACGAAGGATATCAAACACCGGGTGATTATCTGATATTAAGGGTCGGGAATTCCAAATATTATATCCTTGATCAGCCAAGAGCTGATGAGGCGATTAAAAGACTGAAGAATATGGATGATTTTCTTGGCGATCTTGTCTCGGAAGATGACCTTTTCCTTGAATACCCCATCAGAAAAGGTGACGTTTTCGGGCAGGCTGCCCAGTTGACAAGGCCAGACATGTCTTATTTCTGGTTTGTGGAATCAGTTGATAAAATAAGGCCTGAAGGAATAAAAGGAGTTGCGCCCCAAAAAGAACTGGAAAAATATGTTTTGACTTTCCAGAGCGCTCCTGATCACCAGACTGTCGGGTTTATCCCCGGCGTCGGGATTTCTTCCTTTCTTTATATGCATCATGGGACTGTGGCCGAGGCTGATCTGAAGCTTGTCGAGTTTAAACAGACTTCAAAGGACGCAGAAACTAAAAAGACAAAGTAGGGAGCAAAGGCTGCCTTTTTATGCAGCCTTGAACTTTTAGGGCCTAACTCCTTTTTCAGGTTCAATCCATTGTTTTATGATCTTCTTGTCATAATCTGTAAGCTTTGCCTCAGGATGGGCCAGCTTATACTGGGGCAAGGGCATTTCACCTTTTGATATTTTTTCCAATATTGCCATTTTAATGCTTTGGTGTCCCTCTTCAGACAAATCCTTCCATATGGAAAAATTGAGGTATTCCCTTCCTTCATTCACATCGTTTGCAATAAGCAGGGACACGGGAGCTATCTTACTGTACCACGGCCATTTTGTTTCATTTGAGTGGCAGTCATAACATGCCCGTTTTAAAATAGAGCTAACTGCAGGAGGCGCGTCAATATCCCCGGTCACAGGAGGATTTGTCTTTTCCACGGGAATGAACTGAATCCCTGCAAAAATTGCGATGAGCACTGGTACGGTAATTTTGATAAGCTTGGATTTTGTCATTTTTCTTCTCATATAGGTTCAGGGAATCATTTAAGTTAAAGTTGGTGAGAGAGACCTGGGCCTCTCTCTTTTTTTTGATGGTCTATTTGGGGCAGAGAGTATTTGAGTCTGCCTTCAAAGAAGCAAGATACTCGGCCGCAGCCTTTTGCTCGGCATCATCCAGCTTTGCGCCCCTCTTTACCATGCTCTTTACAAGTGCTTCCCACTGGCCAGCATCTTTTTTACCGACCTTTTTGCAAACTTTGTCAATCTTGTGACAGGCCGCACATTTTGCGATGATAAAAGCATCATCAGCAGTGACGTCAGCTGCTTTTTCCTCAGCTGAAACAGACATGATTGATAAAGATGCAAAAAAAAGAATGGACGCAATGATCATGGAAGCTTTTTTCATGTTTGACTCCTTGCTTTGATGGTTGTTTACCGATGATTTTGAGCTGGGCAATTGCAGGTGCATATAAAAATGTTTAAAGATTTTAGAGCAATTTTTAAGAAGCTGCAAAGAATAAAAATACCATGCCCGGTTTTTCAGTTGAGATGAAAAAAAATAGGGAGGTATTTGATAATACACAGATGCCGGAGCTGATCCGGCATCACGATTATTTAATCAGATTTTATCTTGATCTTCTGTGATCCTCAATCTCATATAAAAATCTGCTTTTAAGGCCTGGCTGTCCTTTTCTGTATGCTGCGCTGGTCAAAAAAAGTATTTTTTCTGCTCTGGTCATTGCAACGTACATCAGCCTTCTTTCTTCTCTTATTTCATGCTCGCTTTCCATGGATTTCCAGTGGGGAAACAGATTTTCCTCACATCCGGCTATGAAAACAGCACTGAACTCAAGGCCCTTGGATGCGTGTATCGTAAGAAGGTTTACTCCTTTTGTCGGACTCTCATCATCTTCTTCATTTTTGTCCTCACGAATGAGCGCCGCTTCTTCGAGATACTCTACAATGGTGTTGACCTGGCTTGCGGAAAAAATCAGCTGTTCAATGTTTTCTTTTCTTGATGTGAATTCCGCGTCCCCATCCTTGCATAGATTTTTAAGGTGATCATAGTAGCCCGTCCTGCTGATGGCCTCTTCGACAGCCTTATCCGGGGATTTATCCCTGATACTGTCAATTATTGATAAAAGCTCTGTTATTCCGGCATGGATTTTTGGTGGCAGAAGTCTTTCCCTGACCATGTTTCTGGCAGCGTCCTGGAGACTTTCATACGGCTTTTTCGTGTCCCCTATTTTTTTGACCATTGCGGGCCCAATCCCTCTTTTGGGCGTATTCAGAATTCTTTCGAAAGACACATCATCCTTTGGATACACAGCAGCAGAAAGATATGAATTTATATCCATGATTTCCATTCTCTCGAAAAAACCTTTTGAGCCTATGAGCTGGTACGGGATTCTGTACATTCTGAATATTTTTTCAAAAGACAGTGAGCAGAATTTGGTTCTATAGAGAACCGCCATTTTTTCGTATGGGATCCCCATGTCCCTCAGAGTCTCGACTTTTCTGGCCACCCATCCTGCTTCGTCTGAATCGCTGGAAAACTCATGAACCTCGACTATTCCCCCCTTTTTGTCTGAAAAACATTCTTTTTCCATTCTACAAGGGTTGAGGCTTATTATTTTCCCTGCGGTTTTTACAATTTCGTCGGCGGATCTGAAGTTCTGCTCAAGCTTGAATATCCGGGCGCCGTCATATTTATC is part of the Desulforegula conservatrix Mb1Pa genome and encodes:
- a CDS encoding flavodoxin family protein, with translation MKIIAINASPTMKNGMTSALMENVLEGAKEAGAEVEVIYSQKLKINYCIGCFNCWVKTPGVCVHKDDMVSLLEKIKEADCIMVCTPLYADGMTAQMKTVIDRMIPLIDPHIENVDGHNRHVKRLKKIPAIALLSVCGFYEKDNFDGLVDHMKRICKNFQAEYLGAVLRPFSYLLNLENLMPEEVKKVRSAAKQAGIELVKNRGFSEETLEAVAHNPIPKDFFNQSANDLWDASIKNGKFLHS
- a CDS encoding hydrogenase maturation nickel metallochaperone HypA/HybF encodes the protein MHELPLTNKILDIALDYARKNEASRIVSVQIGLGVMHEAEPEWMNKYFAWITRGTVAENANLDFRRYPVIWFCQKCQKPFKDPGEKSAGTFCPECSENRELTLISGKEFRVESIIIS
- a CDS encoding ATP-dependent helicase, with protein sequence MNLTEAQKKAVEHIGAPALVVAGAGSGKTRTLTAKIQYLIEKGFKPERILAITFTNKAAGEMKKRLTDLTGLSPSSFPWVRTCHSACLVILKAHCTELGYHHPIQIMTPYHQQKTVTEILVRLNMDKKHASNVLYSISAAKNSGNPDEYLSKNPRMGHIRLLDVFNEYEKALKERNCVDFDNILLLTRNILKNNAEIRKIYQNLFQFILVDEYQDTNNLQEEITRLLLGHENIFCVGDDWQAIYGFRGSNLDHFLSFPDKYDGARIFKLEQNFRSADEIVKTAGKIISLNPCRMEKECFSDKKGGIVEVHEFSSDSDEAGWVARKVETLRDMGIPYEKMAVLYRTKFCSLSFEKIFRMYRIPYQLIGSKGFFERMEIMDINSYLSAAVYPKDDVSFERILNTPKRGIGPAMVKKIGDTKKPYESLQDAARNMVRERLLPPKIHAGITELLSIIDSIRDKSPDKAVEEAISRTGYYDHLKNLCKDGDAEFTSRKENIEQLIFSASQVNTIVEYLEEAALIREDKNEEDDESPTKGVNLLTIHASKGLEFSAVFIAGCEENLFPHWKSMESEHEIREERRLMYVAMTRAEKILFLTSAAYRKGQPGLKSRFLYEIEDHRRSR
- a CDS encoding SulP family inorganic anion transporter, which produces MFALIEAHKAGLFKKNQIFNNIISGIIVGLVALPLAMAFAIASGAKPESGIYTAIIAGFTVSVFGGSRVQIAGPTGAFIVILSGITAKYGFAGLQVATIMAGIILVIMGVTKLGGLVGFIPYPVTLGFTAGIGVVIFFGQWKDFFGLQVSMAGLHHFHQKLWCLFQALPDMNIYTAFLGLAGLLLVLFTPIDIAKYLPSPLVSMLVVTLIQFVFKFPGVATIGSAFGGIPAGFPELSMPDFASVNILDLIGPALTVALLGALESLLSAVVADGMTGSKHGSNQELIGQGFANIVAPFLGGFAATGAIARTATNIKNGGSSPLAGIMHSVTLVLIVLFMAPLASYIPLCALSAILFVVAYNMSEIKHFIELSKNAPKNDVIILLITFLLTVFADLVIAVNVGVILAALLFMKRMSEAVKIECADNDPACNMIEEALLDEATNAIDAMGPMDEKVPQRGLHGIKRIKGLMVYSIDGPFFFGAVKRFERTMKALRTDIKVLIIRLEHMPFIDATGLLTFDKMLDLFRKKGIRVLICEANERVSLRLNQAHVLEHLGFENFFDSLDSAIKAADEEIAMRAAAEGGS
- a CDS encoding sigma-54 interaction domain-containing protein; protein product: MSDMGSNFDESIYLQEITHRLFSSLRIEEALHSSLLYMKSFFPIDAINAGVADSSKQTLRYLAVSNVDAGILVDERIRLTSAALEDSRSYKLGTVQIDNCIASSRVVQEAFAHFLSSGLSIPSVPHANEFSTMTIAFGLGKPFIGYFNMVAIGRDRYTEIHKNRLKLLERPLTGAILNLIHHREVLSKNESLEKVNEDLRSRLGHMAGTKIIGAETGLKNVMDKVRQVAATESPVLITGETGTGKELVAHAIHETSSRAGNPVVCINCGAIPESLADSELFGHEKGSFTGAGERKRGYFEQAEGGTIFLDEVAELPQSAQVKLLRVLQEKSFHRVGGQRAISVDVRVIAATHRDLSEMVTLGRFRNDLWFRLNVFPIHLPPLRERTEDIPLMADFFAKAKAREMNLSFSPVFAPGVLGQLKAYSWPGNIRELQNLIERSLITCGGYPLAFPELNINWNSVPGNEITGVSHEKFMCLDAMISEYIKGALKLAGGKIEGKGGAADLLGLHPSTLRGKMRKYGIR
- a CDS encoding group II intron maturase-specific domain-containing protein; the encoded protein is NCKSVFHMMMRWIRRRLRAIQMKLWKKPNKLHRRLRQLGYSGEFQSIKMTSWRNSACQLSHWAMPNKWFEEIGLFAMNEIQTGVLPLFTTR
- a CDS encoding heme-binding domain-containing protein codes for the protein MTKSKLIKITVPVLIAIFAGIQFIPVEKTNPPVTGDIDAPPAVSSILKRACYDCHSNETKWPWYSKIAPVSLLIANDVNEGREYLNFSIWKDLSEEGHQSIKMAILEKISKGEMPLPQYKLAHPEAKLTDYDKKIIKQWIEPEKGVRP
- a CDS encoding 4Fe-4S binding protein translates to MEDLYESLRKRIDTFSSGYPATQSGIELKILRQLYSEEEARIFLDLTHFPETPEQLSVRLAKDLEPLEKTLYDMSVKGLIFRYRSKTKTYYMPIPFVVGIMEFQVKRVEADLELAKNFANYGEEAFIATMQALDTPHHRAIPINRDIVDQWPIAIYDDAVAILNAQKKIAVAPCVCRTIMKKTERQNCGKPVETCIMFGAAADYYIENGLGREIKLDEALEIIKQSDEAGLILQPANAKQAGAICNCCGDCCGMIHSLKKQPSPAKAVKSSYYAGIKTEECVGCGICLDRCQMEAIKIEEDKAEIDLNRCIGCGLCVTKCPTEAAFLVKKPEEDLYNPPENSMEMHIRMAQERGFM
- a CDS encoding energy-coupling factor ABC transporter permease; translation: MHIPDGMLHGAICPITLALGTGAIAASAYAVARSENRPSVMKFTAVTSAIFVLQMLNFPISQGTSGHFLGAAFATWAIGTAPAILAMSLVIAIQSVIFGDGGLGALGANILVMGIAGVLSSSLVMNLMKSTKNGTSDYIATGIGALISTVIAAFSCSLILWVSGNAELKQLMTAMMGIHFKIGIGEAVISVLLMILTLSTEKMKKKTGITAAMLSGAAVLASFASELPDGLEYSAEKLGFIKNASSFFNGIIPDYALPGISIPVANCLISASTGILLIFICSWLSGKAGEKLFKQKA